CTGAACCAGCTGCGGAGTTCCTGTATGGCTTCCATATTCAGGAGAGTCGACCGATGGATGCGCACCCATTGCTGGACCGGCAACCGCCGTTCGAGCTCGGCGATACTGATATCGAGCGGGTACTCCTTCTTGCCTGTAGCCGCGAAAGTCAGCTTGTCTTTGGCATAGAAGTGGCTGACATTTGCGACCGGGACGAGTTCCACGCGATTGCCCACGCGTGAAGGCACACGGACCAGATATTCCGGCTTCTTCTCTTCGACAACTTCGCGCATTTGCCGCAGAAGAGCATCGACATTTCCGCGGGCTTCCATTCCCCGCATCATCCGCTCGAGTTTCGCGACAGCGCGAGCAAGTTGGGCTGCCTCGATCGGTTTCAAAAGGTAATCGATAGAGTTGACCTTGAACGCTTCGAGAGCATAACGGTCGTAAGCTGTCGTAAACACGACCAGCGGCTGCGCCATGCCGAGCCGCTCCAGGAACTCGAAGCCGGAAATACCGGGCATCTCGATATCGAGAAACAAGACATCCGGATGGAGACGGCGAACCTCCGCCAGCGCGGCGCCCGGATCTGTGCTAGAGCCGGCGATCTCGATGCCGGCGTGTTCGCCGATCAATCGGCGCAGGCGCTTTATTGCAAGCGGCTCGTCGTCGATCAGGAAAGCCTTCATCAACATGCAGGGACGCGAAGGTGGACGGTCATGCCCTCCGGCTTCCGGTCGAAGGTCAGATCCGCCCGATCGTTGAAAGCCGAGTGCAGGCGGGCCTGCAGAATATCCAATCCCCCGCCGTGCTTCATCAGGGTGGGATCGAACCCGGCCCCATCATCGGAGACCGAAATGAGCACGTCCTTATCCGCGCTCGCGCGAACGTTAATGCGAACCCCGCCCTGATGCTGTCCGGCGACATGTTTCACGGAATTCTCCACCAGGGTTTGGATCGCGAAGGCAGGGACCTCGGCGCGGATCCCGGGATCGGCAGCAATGCCGAAACTCAACCGCTCGCCCAACCTGGTCTGTTGAATCTCCAGGTAATTGCGGACCAACTCCAGTTCCTGCTCCAGCGGAACGCTTCCGCTGTTCTCCAGGGAGGATCGCAGAAGTGAAGCAAGCTGCTCCACAGTCTTCTCCGCTTTTGCAGGGTTTTCCCGGATGAGTGCCGCGATTGAATTCAGCGTATTGAACAAAAAGTGCGGCTGGACTCGCGAGGCCAGAGATGTCAATTGCGCTTCAGCTGCGAGCTTTTCGGCCCGTTCTCGCTGGAGCCGCTGCTCCTGAAGAGCAGCGCGACTCAACACAAGCCGATCGTTACCTGAAACAACCAGTGTCGTGATCACGCCTGCTACCGTTGTCATTGCCAAAGCCGGCCGCAAACCATTCCTGAATAGATCCAGAATCGGCATCCCTCTTATTTCGGGAATGGCGTAATGCGCGACTATGGATGCTATAGCCGTACCGCTGATCCCCAAGCCCGATAGCGACGAAATAATCGCTGCCCATCGCAGCGGCCGAAAGCAATGTTCCGTGTATTCGCCAAGTTGCGGAATGATGAGCCAGCACAAGCTGCCGATCACGAAGGTATGCAGGAAAATGATTTCGATATTTACCTTGTCGAAGGCGCCGTAAAACAAGATCACGCCGCCGCCCACGCCCGCGGTGAAAAACCCGAGCTTCAGCAGATCCGTCTCCCAGCGGCGGGCACTCGCGATTGTCGGCATGGACTCAGTTTTCACTCGGAACTCGATCGAGATGGTCAATCACGATAGTCGAAATCGGCAGCTTTTGCTCCTCCAATTTGAGGCCGAGTTTCTGTAGAGCATCGAACAAGGTCGGACCGGACTCGGGGTCAACGGGAACGGCACCGGCAGGATCGGCAGCTCCATTCGGTTGTGTGGTAGGAAACCTGCGCCCGACCCAGTCCAGCTTGAAGTCATAGACATCCTTCAGGCCGGTTGCATCGAGTACCGGCCGGTCGAAATACATCAGTGCCATTTGCGGTAGATCATCCGCCAGTGCCGCCATCGTTACATTTATACAGTCCCTGTGATTCTGCCCCTGCACACCATCGACGGTCCCGCAACCGGCAGGACTGCCTCCCGAAGTCTTCCGCAGCTTCAGCTGCTTGCCAGCTTTGAGAGCGTAAACGGACCTCACCCGCAATTCGCGATGGAACTGCAGTTTGAGCCGGTCGATCAGCAGATTCTGGAGCATCAGTTGAACTTCTTGGGGAGACGTATCGTTTGCAGATTTGGCAATGACATCAAAACGCGCAGTTTCCAGCCAGTCGGGGCCGCCCTCAAATTGATCAAATCGCGTGACGCCGCCCGCGAAGGCATAATTCAGAATCATCTTAATCGGCAGGTTGCGCCATGTGAGTTGCCCACCTCGCAAGCGTGATCCTTGACCTCGGGTATCACCGGAGTCATTGGCCTTCACGACCGCCGCTTCAAACGCCGGCGTCCCTATACCGGATTGCGTCCAGCCGACGCCGATCGATACGGCCGCCACAACCAGCGCAGCCAATAGAATCGTTTTTGTGTTCATCGAGAATACCTCTGCCCGGAGAGTATTCCTGCAGCGACATGCTCGCCTCGTCTTCCCGACGAAACGTGCAAATTCGCCGACGAACCGGAATGTGCATGCCGAAAAACCGGCATCCGCCTGGGAGCTGTATCCAGATAACCCGGACGCGCATGCTAAAATGTTACTCATAATGAGTAACATGAAAACCGTTACATTGCGCGAATTCAAACATGACAGCCGGTACCAACGCATGGCGCATGATGGCGAAGCGATCCTGGTGACCCACCGTGGAAAACCCTATTTCGTGGCGATCCCTCCCGGCAGGGCCGGCACATTTCTCGGAGCGGCGCGGGCAGGTAAGCCGCTGACGCCGGACTTGCTTGTGTCTGTCCTTCCGGACGATCAGTGGCGTTCCAGCCGATGAATGTTCTCCTCGATACCGCCGCCTGGATCAATGGTGTCAAGGAACCGGAAACATTGCCGGTTAAGGCGTTAAGAATTATGCAAGACGACGTCAACCATTTCTTTCTTTCCGATATCAGTCTTCTAGAGGCATCGATGCTTGGACGCAAACATAAAGTGGACTTCGGAATGGAATTCACCCAATGGCTCGACAAAGCCCTGTCCGAGAACCTGCGCGTTCTGCCGATTTCCGCCCGGATTGCTGCGGTTGAAAATGCGCTCCCGAGCCGTTTTCATGGAGATCCGGCGGACCGAATCATCGCGAGTACCGCGATAGCGCATCAACTGATACTGCTCACGCCGGATCGCGCGGTTGCATTCAGCAGCGTTTGCGACACTATTCAGTACAACTGGCCGAAGCGCACAAAGAAACAAGCCTAAGATGCTGTCGAGTTCATCCTGGCGACGTGTTCATGGTATCCGGAGTGAATGGCTGCATCGTCAAGACGAAGTCTAACTGCGAAAGTCAGGCTAGATTCAGACGGACGCTGAGCCTGGCAAGTCCTGAACGTTGGCCGAAAACCTAAATGGCGCTTGCTCTTTATCTCCATAGGTGCACATTATTCGGCACATTTATGACTATCCCGATAGGTATCAACGACAGAGCGGCAAATAAGACTCGAATCGGACGGCGTGCGTGAGCGCGCCTTGCGCCCTGGCAAAAAGGGCGACTTCCACCTCGCGACGGACTTAAGGTGGGCTAGAGATCTGGTGGGTAATGGCCTGGACTCGCTGTCGGCAGCCGTGCTCGACGTGCAAATGCGACTGAAGGCTTCCGAAGACCGGAAGCTGCCGAACTGGGGAACGCCCTTCTTATCGCTCAGTCCGGAACAACACGCGCTGATCACTATCGCTACATTGATGAACTCCATCTGCAGGTCCGAAAATGAACGTGGTCAAGCCCGCAACGATGACCCTCCCCTACGGCGTGACTCGGGGAACGATCTACAAACAGCTTCTCGAGACGAAGGTCATCCAATCCTGCGAAGACCCGAAGAAATGTGCCCGGTACCTGGCGAGAATCCTGGAGGAAAGCATTCCCGACGTCGCCGTCGAGGCCGGCAAAATCATGAAGTGGCTCCGTACCATTGCCCGCAGTCTCGCGAAGGTGGGGCTGGGCATGGCATGGACCTCACCGGCTGGTTTTCCCGTGGTTCATGAGATCCGGGAACCGAAGGAAGTCCGCCTCGCCACGGCGGACCGGAGAATCAAGATCTACAAAGAGGATCAGAATCGGAAGATCGACTGGAGAAAGCAGGTGGATGGCGTCGTCGCGCACCTGGTTCATTCTCTCGATGCCGCGCACATGATGCTGACGGTGAATCGCCTCCACAGCTGCGGCCTGCGGCATTTTGCGATGGTCCACGATAGCTTTGGCGTTCATGCCGGCGATGTCGACCTGCTGAACCGTGTGCTGCGGGAGGAATTCGTCGGAATGTACTCCGAACTCGTCATGGCGAACTTCTTTATGGAAGTCCTGATGTCCAGTCCCGTGGGTCTCCCCTCACTCCCCGCGCCGGGGACGCTCGACATCCGGCAAGTCCTGGAGTCGCCGTATTTTTTCGCTTAAGCCTGCGCGCTTGACACCGGCTTTCCGCAGACCAGTGCGGTTCAGTTTCGCGGTAGCCGTGAGACTATTTTGACCGACCGGTATAGCCCTGCGCGATTGTCGGGATGGCGATGATCTGGTTGCGCGCGCTCGGCGTGCCCCACGTGCCGTAAAAGACGATCGCGTAGAGCGTCTTCTTGTCCCTGCCGCCGAAGAATGTGCCGTGCAGGCCCTGTGGACCTGGAATGGTGCCGATGAATTTGCCATCCGCGGCGAAAACGTCGACCGACGATCCGGTCGCGACGTAGACACGGCCCTGCTGATCGACCGCCGATCCGTCGCCGCCGGTTCCGCCATGGAGCTTTCCAAACTCCCGCTGGTTTGTCAGCGACCCGTCAACGTTCACGTCAAATGCGTAAACGATCGCGCCGTTGGTGACGTACAGCGTCTTCTCGTCCGGGCTGAGGATGATGCCGTTCGCAAGCGGCACGTCCTTTCCGTATCGTGAGACGACGCCATTGGGGCTGGCGTAGAAGACGCCGCTTTGCGCTGCACCCGTAACGGAGAAGTACACACCGCCTTTCGCGTCGGCGGAGAGATCGTTGAGCACGCCGCCGATACATTCGAACGGCTCGCCGTTGAAGGAACTGGCGAGCGTCTTGCGCGATGGCTCAAGCTCTTCGATGCCGCCGCCGAGCCCGCGGGCGGCGACAAACAACGTACCGGCCTTGCTGCGGGAGACGGCGCCGGCGGTATTGATGCCGGCATAGGCGATCTTCGCGAGCCCGGCCGCCGGATCGAATTGCATGACGTTGCCGGCGTCGTTGTTCGCAAAGAGGATAGCGCCGTTGTCGGCCGCGATCGGGCCGTCGACGTTGTTGCCTTCCCATGACCAAACGACTTTCCAGGTCTGCCTCGCCTCCAGCACCCCCGGAATCGACATCGGCGGCGGCAGGACAGGCGCCGGAGGCGCCGCTGCGGTTGCAGGGTTGGCGGCAACGGAGATCGCGAACGGCTGCGGCGGGTTCTTGCACTTTTCGAGCGCCGCCTTGTAGCCGGCGTTCTGCCACGCCTGTTGATTGCTGCCGCGGTTGAAGGTCGCCGCGGGACCCTCATTGCGCGCGTCCTTATATCCTTTTGCCCGAACGTCCCAGTTTGTGTTTGTGCAGAGGTCGCAGTCGTTACCGGCGAACATTTTCCCGGCTCGCTTGTCGTTCTTGAACTGCCACAGGAGCCAGTTCGACGCGACGTTGGCGAATTCGCCGCCACCCGGATGATCCACCGTGGCCGTGTGCCCAGCGCCGTGACGGGCGCCATAAAAGACCGGCACGCTATTGATCAGTTCGAAGGTCGCCAACGACGCCGGCGACAGGAAATCCCGCTCGGCGCCGTTAATCAGCAGCACGGGGCCGTGGACTTTCTGCACCGCGGCCTCGTTCGATTCCGGCCTCGCGGGCTGCACGCCGGAGTTGAACACGCCGATGGTCTTGACGCGCGGATCAGCGCCTAGCGTGATCGAAAGAAATCCTCCGCAGGACTGGCCCATGACGGCGACCTGATCGGTCGCGATCTTCCCTTTCAAGGGCGAGCCTGTCCGCACATTTTCTTTCTCCGCCCAATCGATCGCTTTTCGGAGATCGTCCGCATTTTGCTGCCGGCGCTCAGCGCCGGGCTGTGAGACGGAGCCGATCACTAGAAAGCCGTGGGACGCGATCGTTGTGAAGAACCCCGAGTAGCGCGCGCTGTTGATGGCGCAGCCGCCGTCGCCCCATACCATCACGGGCAACTTGTCTTTCCCGGGAAGTTTGCCGGGATCCTCCGGGCGAAAAATAACGTGAGCCGGCGAGCCGAACGCAGGCTCCGACATGACCTTGTATGGGCCGGGAACCGCCTTCGGCGCGTTGTCGAGCGGCAGTGTCGTAGCGACCAGATCATTTCGACCCGGTGCCTGAGCGAAACAGACGGACGCGCTGAGAATGGCGGCGGCGACGAGGGTTGTCTTCATAGCCGGTAGCTTACCGCAGCCACTATCCGCGAGCTACTCATTCTGGACAGTAAAGAGTCCGCGCCGCAGATTGAGGACTAACGTTCGAACGTTGCCGTGCCGGCCACCCAGTCGACGCTGAGTCGCAGCGTTCGATATGCGTCGCCGCCGAGCGCGCCTTCCGTCGGCTTGTCCATCCACTGCGCCATTTACTCGTGGAACGCATGGTCGGGACGCCACGCGAACCACACCGGTCCGACATCGTAGCCGCCGACTACGAGCTACGGCACCTCGATCATCGGGACCTCTTTGCCGTCGATCTTGTCGGCGTGCTCGGGCACGCGCCAGTCCGGGTACTTAGCGCGCCAGCGATCGAACACCGTCTTCGTGATGAACGACGTTGCGCGTTCGACCGGTCCGCCGCCGAGCGCCGCGCGCGCCGTGTCGGTGAGCGTCACGCCTCCCGCGGCCTCCGTCTCGACGGTGAGGCGCAGGCGTGCCACCGCATCCTTCGTCAGGTACATGCCGCCGCGCTATCGAGGTAGATGCGGAGCGAGCCACCGGCTGCCGTCTTGGCGTCGAGAAACCAGCGATCGGTGGACAGCTCGGCGGGGAGAATGTAACCCGTCGCCGCCGCGGGCTTCAGATCTGTCGGCGATGGCGTGCACGCGGCCAGCGAAACGAGCGACGCGATGAGGGAGCGCATGCGGTAGATGATCCACGACCGGTGCCGGCGGCGGACGGAAGTTTTCGCCTATCATTTGCCGAGGTCGAGTTGTTTTCGGATCAGATCACACAAGCTGTTTTTGATTTCGGTGTGGCGGGGAACAGGGCTTTGTCTTCCGTTCTTGGAATTGGCATAAATATCGTGCTTTTTGCCATGACGTTTGAGAAAACAACCTGATGCCTCCAGTTCCCTGACAAATTCCGCGCGCTTCACATTGTTTCGAGCGCGATATCTTTCGTTTTGGAACCGGGATGGATCGAGTCAGCACCCTCGAGCATCAGCGCGTAGGCATCCTTGATGTTTTCCTCTAGCTCTTCTAACGTCGCGCCCTGACTAAAGACTCCCGGCACCTCTTTTAATCGTCCAACATACCAGCCGTCATCCGACCAATACTCCAGGGAAAACTGCCGTCGAGCACTCACAATAGAATTATACATAAACGCGATGCCCCTCTATCGATTACCTGTTTGTGCTCGACTCATGTCGCTCCAACCGCATCGAAGCCATTGATAACACGGCATCGATAATGGCGCGCCGATTGCACAGGGCCATGACAGCGTGGCGACGGTAGAATAGGAGAGGAAATGGCGACGAGAACACGAAGCGGCAATGGAAACGTGAACACCGCGATTGCAGTCCTGCTGCATACGCAGGCGCAATTCGTTGCGAAACTTGCGGAGACGAGAAAGGAATTCGCGGCGATCCGCCAGGATCTGGAGACAATCAAAGCCGTTCTCGTCCGGCACGAAGAGGCCTTGAACCGGCATGAGCAGATTCTGAGTCGCCAGGAGCAAATGCTCAAAGACTTGCCGGAAGCGATTCGACAGAAGATAGGGTTCGCGAAACCATAGAATTCCAGGGACGCACCCGATTCTGAAAACAACAATCCCGGGTCCGTCCCTGGAATTCCACCAGTGGTAACGCCGGTTAATGCGGTAAAGATATCGGGCGGCGCATCGAGGTCGGCGGGATTGGCAGGCGCGAGCCCACCGAAGTTGGCCACCCGAGTCGGGGCCGGAGCGAATCTCAAAGTGAAGTCATATCTTCCGGTCAGGCCGGTTCCGGGGGAATGCATTCCCCCGGAAAACGACGCATTCCCCTTCCGGGGGAAGGCCCGTTGCGCGACAAGGCGGATAAACCCTGGCTGTTCTTCGCCGCCTGTCACGAGTGGAAACGCTATAGAAGAGAGGCAGGTCCCGGCTTCCGATCCCATTTGCCGATCAGCATGGATGGGTCGTGTAACGGCTACCAGCATTTGAGTGCCCTCGGACGCGATCCATACGGCGGAAGCGCTGTGAACCTGGTCCCGGACGATTATCCCCACGATATTTATCTCGAAGTCGCCGAGATCGTCAGCAGCAGGTGCAGATTGATGCTCAATACCGGCAAGGAGACGAGAGAGAAGCTGCCCGGCAATTGCTTGGCGCGGAGCGCGAGCCCGATAGGGCGAAGCCTCAATGGAAGATCGATCGTGACGTCCTCAAGCCCGCAACGATGACCGTCCCCTACGGCGTGACGCGGCGAACGATCTACAAACAACTGCTCGATCGAGATCGGCTTCCGGAGTGAGCCTTGCCCTCACTTCTTTCGTTTCAACAGGCGGTCATGGACTTCAGTCCAGGGCTGGGCAGCAGACGGATCGACGGCATGTTCATGCTTGCGCCGATCCAATTCCTCTCGTTGCGCGGAGGTGAGCGGCAGGGACTCGGGCTTGGATGCGATACTCCCCCAGATCTCCTCGATCGGCTCAAGGCGGTCCTTTACGCTCAGGCTCAGAATCTCTTCAATACGAACACTCATAGCTCATTTCTCTCCAATCACGATGTTTGGGCAAGCCTGGCGCCAGATTTAAGTTTACCGCACATGCAAATTCTGGAGACAGACACCGGCCGTGCGCGGGGCTGAGTGCCTTGATTATACCGGCGGCCAGCAACAAGGCGAAATCCACGCCCATTGAGGGCAATAACGCTGTTTCATCGGAGTGCGTTGATGCGCTGCGCCCTCGCCCCACGCCATTGGGAAAATGATCCTGATGAAGATGAACCCGATGCACGGCATCTTCGTGTTTGATCGAAAATAGAGCTATCATCCTTTCATGGCGTTTGATAGGAATGACGCGACTATTCAAGCCTTTCTGTCCGGCATTGCGGGCGTGCGCGAGCGTATTGAAAAAATAATACTTTTCGGCTCACGCGTTCGTGGAGACGAAAAGCCGTATTCCGACTACGATATTCTGATCGTCGTCGCCGAACGCGAACGGGACTTGATGGACGCCATCCACGATGCGGTGATGGACGCCCTTCTTGCGACGGGCCGGCTGGTTTCTCCCAAGGTGTTCCGCCGCCAGGATTTCGACAGATTTTCGGCAATACCAACGCCATTTCTGAAGAATGTCTTAAGAGAAGGTGTCTCCCTTGGATAAGAGCACGCAAGAGTTGATCCGCGGCTATCTCGCCAAAGCGGATGAAAAACTTGAAGTCGTCAACCGCTTGCTCGCGCAAAATGATTTCGAAGACGCGATCTCACGCGCTTACTATGCTGCTTACTACGCCGCTCACGCGCTCCTGCTATCCGAAGGATTGGAGAGCCGATCCCATGGCGGTTTAGTCGCATTGGTTGGTCTTCATTTCGTCAAGACAGGACGACTCGACAAAAAGTTTGGACGAAATCTGTCGAACCTGATGGAAGACCGGCAACAGAGCGATTACAACCTGTTCTCCGGACTGGAAAAGGAAGACGCCGAACAGGCCCTCGAAGAAGCCCGATCTTTTGTCTCCGAAATTCGCCGTCAGCTTGCACCTTATCTCTGAAACCGGCAGGTAAATCCCCGGATCGCACATTGTCCGGGATTCGTAGCCGATCAACTTTTGAGTGAAGAGGGTGTGACATGGGAGATGGGCGAGTCGCCGCCAATCCGGAAGCAACTCGAAGCAGAAGGCGCCGTTTTCGAATGGCGCGAGCTTGGCGGCATCTATG
This genomic stretch from Terriglobia bacterium harbors:
- a CDS encoding response regulator; amino-acid sequence: MLMKAFLIDDEPLAIKRLRRLIGEHAGIEIAGSSTDPGAALAEVRRLHPDVLFLDIEMPGISGFEFLERLGMAQPLVVFTTAYDRYALEAFKVNSIDYLLKPIEAAQLARAVAKLERMMRGMEARGNVDALLRQMREVVEEKKPEYLVRVPSRVGNRVELVPVANVSHFYAKDKLTFAATGKKEYPLDISIAELERRLPVQQWVRIHRSTLLNMEAIQELRSWF
- a CDS encoding histidine kinase, with protein sequence MKTESMPTIASARRWETDLLKLGFFTAGVGGGVILFYGAFDKVNIEIIFLHTFVIGSLCWLIIPQLGEYTEHCFRPLRWAAIISSLSGLGISGTAIASIVAHYAIPEIRGMPILDLFRNGLRPALAMTTVAGVITTLVVSGNDRLVLSRAALQEQRLQRERAEKLAAEAQLTSLASRVQPHFLFNTLNSIAALIRENPAKAEKTVEQLASLLRSSLENSGSVPLEQELELVRNYLEIQQTRLGERLSFGIAADPGIRAEVPAFAIQTLVENSVKHVAGQHQGGVRINVRASADKDVLISVSDDGAGFDPTLMKHGGGLDILQARLHSAFNDRADLTFDRKPEGMTVHLRVPAC
- a CDS encoding TIGR03435 family protein, yielding MNTKTILLAALVVAAVSIGVGWTQSGIGTPAFEAAVVKANDSGDTRGQGSRLRGGQLTWRNLPIKMILNYAFAGGVTRFDQFEGGPDWLETARFDVIAKSANDTSPQEVQLMLQNLLIDRLKLQFHRELRVRSVYALKAGKQLKLRKTSGGSPAGCGTVDGVQGQNHRDCINVTMAALADDLPQMALMYFDRPVLDATGLKDVYDFKLDWVGRRFPTTQPNGAADPAGAVPVDPESGPTLFDALQKLGLKLEEQKLPISTIVIDHLDRVPSEN
- a CDS encoding type II toxin-antitoxin system VapC family toxin, producing the protein MNVLLDTAAWINGVKEPETLPVKALRIMQDDVNHFFLSDISLLEASMLGRKHKVDFGMEFTQWLDKALSENLRVLPISARIAAVENALPSRFHGDPADRIIASTAIAHQLILLTPDRAVAFSSVCDTIQYNWPKRTKKQA
- a CDS encoding DNA-directed RNA polymerase — its product is MNVVKPATMTLPYGVTRGTIYKQLLETKVIQSCEDPKKCARYLARILEESIPDVAVEAGKIMKWLRTIARSLAKVGLGMAWTSPAGFPVVHEIREPKEVRLATADRRIKIYKEDQNRKIDWRKQVDGVVAHLVHSLDAAHMMLTVNRLHSCGLRHFAMVHDSFGVHAGDVDLLNRVLREEFVGMYSELVMANFFMEVLMSSPVGLPSLPAPGTLDIRQVLESPYFFA
- a CDS encoding SMP-30/gluconolactonase/LRE family protein, yielding MKTTLVAAAILSASVCFAQAPGRNDLVATTLPLDNAPKAVPGPYKVMSEPAFGSPAHVIFRPEDPGKLPGKDKLPVMVWGDGGCAINSARYSGFFTTIASHGFLVIGSVSQPGAERRQQNADDLRKAIDWAEKENVRTGSPLKGKIATDQVAVMGQSCGGFLSITLGADPRVKTIGVFNSGVQPARPESNEAAVQKVHGPVLLINGAERDFLSPASLATFELINSVPVFYGARHGAGHTATVDHPGGGEFANVASNWLLWQFKNDKRAGKMFAGNDCDLCTNTNWDVRAKGYKDARNEGPAATFNRGSNQQAWQNAGYKAALEKCKNPPQPFAISVAANPATAAAPPAPVLPPPMSIPGVLEARQTWKVVWSWEGNNVDGPIAADNGAILFANNDAGNVMQFDPAAGLAKIAYAGINTAGAVSRSKAGTLFVAARGLGGGIEELEPSRKTLASSFNGEPFECIGGVLNDLSADAKGGVYFSVTGAAQSGVFYASPNGVVSRYGKDVPLANGIILSPDEKTLYVTNGAIVYAFDVNVDGSLTNQREFGKLHGGTGGDGSAVDQQGRVYVATGSSVDVFAADGKFIGTIPGPQGLHGTFFGGRDKKTLYAIVFYGTWGTPSARNQIIAIPTIAQGYTGRSK
- a CDS encoding type II toxin-antitoxin system HicA family toxin; amino-acid sequence: MKRAEFVRELEASGCFLKRHGKKHDIYANSKNGRQSPVPRHTEIKNSLCDLIRKQLDLGK
- a CDS encoding type II toxin-antitoxin system HicB family antitoxin; translated protein: MSARRQFSLEYWSDDGWYVGRLKEVPGVFSQGATLEELEENIKDAYALMLEGADSIHPGSKTKDIALETM
- a CDS encoding addiction module protein, with protein sequence MSVRIEEILSLSVKDRLEPIEEIWGSIASKPESLPLTSAQREELDRRKHEHAVDPSAAQPWTEVHDRLLKRKK
- a CDS encoding nucleotidyltransferase domain-containing protein, which encodes MAFDRNDATIQAFLSGIAGVRERIEKIILFGSRVRGDEKPYSDYDILIVVAERERDLMDAIHDAVMDALLATGRLVSPKVFRRQDFDRFSAIPTPFLKNVLREGVSLG
- a CDS encoding HEPN domain-containing protein, with amino-acid sequence MDKSTQELIRGYLAKADEKLEVVNRLLAQNDFEDAISRAYYAAYYAAHALLLSEGLESRSHGGLVALVGLHFVKTGRLDKKFGRNLSNLMEDRQQSDYNLFSGLEKEDAEQALEEARSFVSEIRRQLAPYL